In a single window of the Acyrthosiphon pisum isolate AL4f chromosome X, pea_aphid_22Mar2018_4r6ur, whole genome shotgun sequence genome:
- the LOC100160275 gene encoding eukaryotic initiation factor 4A-III translates to MAVRRTGLLTEDLSHVEFETSEDVEVLTTFDNMKLREDLVRGIYSYGFERPSAIQQRAIKPMIKGRDVIAQAQSGTGKTATFSIAMLQSIDSQLRDTQVLCLSPTRELAVQIQKVVLALGDYLNVQCHACIGGTNLGEDLRKLDFGQHIVSGTPGRVFDMIRRKALRTRNIKTLVLDEADEMLNKGFKEQIYDVYRFLPPATQVILISATLPHEILEMTNKFMTDPIRILVKRDELTLEGIKQFFVAVEREEWKFDTLCDLYDTLTITQAVIFCSTKRKVDWLTEKMRESNFTVSSMHGDMPQKERDAIMKEFRAGQTRVLITTDIWARGIDVQQVSLVINYDLPNNRELYIHRIGRSGRFGRKGVAINFVKSDDIRILRDIEQYYSTQIDEMPMNVADLI, encoded by the exons ATGGCCGTCAGACGTACAGGACTTCTGACCGAAGATTTATCGCACGTCGAGTTCGAAACCAGCGAAGATGTCGAAGTACTCACGACGTTCGATAATATGAAGCTTCGGGAAGACTTGGTTCGTGGGATATACTCGTACG GTTTTGAACGTCCATCAGCTATCCAACAAAGAGCCATTAAGCCAATGATCAAGGGGCGCGATGTCATTGCTCAGGCTCAGTCAGGAACTGGTAAAACGGCTACATTTTCTATTGCGATGTTACAATCTATAGACAGCCAGTTGAGAGACACTCAAGTGCTATGTTTGTCACCAACCCGAGAGCTTGCTGTACAAATCCAAAag gttgTTCTAGCATTGGGCGATTATCTTAATGTTCAATGCCATGCTTGCATTGGTGGTACTAACCTTGGAGAAGACTTAAGGAAATTGGACTTTGGGCAACATATTGTTTCTGGTACTCCTGGACGTGTGTTtg ATATGATTAGACGCAAAGCATTGCGTACTCGCAATATTAAGACATTGGTGTTGGACGAAGCTGATGAAATGTTAAATAAAGGATTCAAAGAACAAATATATGACGTTTATCGTTTCTTGCCACCTGCTACTCaa GTTATTCTAATATCAGCCACTTTACCGCATGAAATATTAGAAATGACAAACAAATTTATGACTGATCCAATAAGAATCTTAGTAAAAcg tgaTGAATTGACACTTGAGGGAATTAAACAGTTCTTTGTAGCTGTCGAACGGGAAGAATGGAAATTCGACACTTTGTGTGACTTGTATGATACACTTACTATAACTCAAGCCGTTATTTTCTGCAGTACTAAGAGGAAG GTGGACTGGTTGACAGAAAAAATGAGGGAGTCAAATTTCACAGTAAGTTCGATGCACGGAGATATGCCACAAAAAGAAAGAGATGCTATAATGAAAGAATTTCGTGCTGGACAAAC GAGAGTTTTGATTACAACCGATATTTGGGCTCGCGGAATTGACGTACAACAGGTTTctttggttataaattatgatttgccAAACAACCGTGAATTGTATATACAcag gattgGCCGTTCTGGAAGATTTGGTCGCAAAGGTGTTgcaataaattttgttaaaagtgATGACATAAGGATCTTGCGtgatattgaacaatattactCCACACAAATTGATGAAATGCCCATGAATG TTGCTGATTTGATATGA
- the LOC100160961 gene encoding uncharacterized protein LOC100160961 has product MTADTDTDDCDATQSPPTGLMRDIFRSVNSLMPVPFTGCRIHMLAKAERLGWPITTVFKMDTNGPKPTGVWVSALYEMAQWRGLTASAMTDLHPKSGRWNFEAISRLETGDNWLDASLTGQVCGWSHPVKLHVNIDYWFPTRTLSLSIDPLFKHCAFQVLQSITDRLSLGVNLAFKRDITCGFSESQLRPNLVAKYAGPNYLVSGRLKTTSWATKLAFYHHCTDWLQTGTMVELNPASSVVTTRLAFRILSDTSVFRAAIDTNGIVSSLWEKRLGDRMAVSLSTFLNHAVEDHYGVGIGLSFE; this is encoded by the exons ATGACCGCGGATACCGACACTGACGATTGCGATGCGACCCAATCACCGCCGACGGGCCTGATGCGCGACATATTCCGGTCGGTTAATAGTTTGATGCCGGTTCCATTCACTGGTTGCCGGATCCACATGCTTGCCAAGGCTGAACGGCTGGGGTGGCCGATCACGACGGTGTTTAAGATGGATACGAACGGCCCCAAGCCAACCGGCGTGTGGGTGTCAGCTTTGTATGAAATGGCACAGTGGCGGGGCCTGACAGCGTCCGCCATGACAGACCTGCACCCCAAGTCGGGCAGATGGAACTTCGAGGCGATCAGCCGGTTGGAAACCGGTGACAACTGGCTGGACGCATCCTTGACCGGACAGGTGTGCGGATGGAGCCATCCGGTTAAGTTACATGTCAACATAGACTATTGGTTTCCGACCAGGACGCTATCCTTATCCATCGACCCCCTGTTCAAGCACTGTGCCTTCCAAGTCTTGCAA TCAATAACGGATCGGCTGTCGCTGGGCGTAAATCTGGCGTTTAAAAGGGACATCACGTGCGGCTTCAGTGAGTCTCAGTTACGGCCAAATCTGGTGGCCAAGTATGCCGGGCCCAATTACTTGGTCAGCGGTAGATTGAAGACAACAAGCTGGGCCACTAAGCTGGCTTTCTATCATCATTGCACCGACTGGCTGCAAACGGGCACCATGGTCGAACTGAACCCGGCCAGCTCGGTGGTTACTACCCGGTTGGCGTTTCGCATTCTGTCCGACACGTCCGTTTTTCGGGCGGCTATCGACACAAACGGCATCGTCAGTAGCCTGTGGGAGAAGCGGCTGGGCGATCGGATGGCTGTGTCGTTGAGTACGTTCCTGAACCACGCGGTGGAGGACCACTACGGAGTGGGCATAGGTCTGTCATTCGAATAA
- the LOC100573840 gene encoding uncharacterized protein LOC100573840, translating to MFTAARRCVSNALSGLSLCGCNRYNPNIVAGCYIRKLTRTANSSGGGFKAAVTTALLFIMGALYCLYGTGSSTGGTVTPVAYSQQSLGNSDLMIGVQPDAVADMATMTGGNAHTNLDCGGINGKKRRRKQLKVKPPSGVVTAADMYEPGFRIRNAGLCSTSTRLLVLITSAAAPEHSQNRQAIRMTWMNRYGPSVSMAFLVGTPQMSETDPVARVLEAEEQALKIRLNKHDINNNIKPKEKVKFKPSAAANVVVEPLDGDPGQYRILKDKKPNPGEGLDAHAMHGLNEAERAVQRVLGREYGRYGDLVQCQSRDTYTNLTLKSIAALEWTRQYCPWARYLLKTDDDMFIDVRRLLRFINKVETESATESTGLYPRSIEPIHEPYELFTIGADMFESVATPSFDIELPPTIWGRLAHGWRPIRQHNSKYYVSRTQYTGRVYPDFCTGPAYLMTRSAVGPLYEAALGKDFDIVDDEDEDGNQENEKNTNEEDLEVKTYLGKECGNGNQTLDTGDDKATSSVYVSKNTVPYLKLEDVYLTGVVAERLTRRATERQARRELKKKEKISASDGDHNQKSSDGKVVEDHDHLDGGKNTKLKMTDIIVKVRRIHDDQFANKKITGRALDRAVCNGLSPSDTVGTSGSSGFSWFRWYWGDTALDKDLKKKKKDQGVISLHMVKYYEQFDLWRRLMDGRTKCTS from the exons ATGTTTACGGCGGCGCGGCGTTGCGTTTCTAACGCCCTGTCTGGTTTGTCACTATGTGGTTGTAATCGATATAACCCTAATATAGTTGCTGGCTGCTATATTAGGAAGCTAACTAGAACAGCCAATAGTAGCGGTGGTGGATTTAAAGCTGCTGTCACTACAGCTCTTCTATTCATCATGGGTGCTCTATACTGTCTATATGGTACTGGTAGCAGTACAGGTGGTACAGTGACGCCTGTTGCATATAGCCAACAATCATTAG GAAACAGTGATTTGATGATCGGAGTGCAACCAGATGCAGTTGCGGACATGGCAACGATGACTGGTGGAAACGCACACACAAACCTTGATTGTGGTGGTATTAATGGTAAGAAGCGGCGGAGAAAACAGCTTAAGGTTAAACCACCTAGTGGTGTGGTGACAGCAGCTGATATGTACGAACCTGGATTCCGGATACGGAATGCAGGCCTCTGTTCCACTAGTACTCGGTTATTAGTGCTGATCACTTCAGCGGCGGCACCAGAGCACTCTCAAAACCGACAAGCCATTCGTATGACATGGATGAACCGATATGGTCCGAGTGTGAGCATGGCATTCCTAGTAGGTACGCCACAAATGTCTGAGACAGACCCAGTGGCTCGAGTTCTGGAGGCAGAAGAACAAGCGCTAAAGATCCGTCTAAATAAGcatgatatcaataataacatCAAACCAAAAGAAAAAGTCAAATTTAAGCCTTCAGCAGCAGCCAATGTGGTTGTAGAACCACTGGATGGGGATCCTGGGCAGTACCGAATTTTGAAAGACAAAAAACCAAATCCTGGAGAAGGCTTAGATGCGCATGCTATGCATGGACTGAACGAAGCTGAACGGGCGGTGCAACGAGTATTAGGGCGAGAATATGGTCGGTATGGTGACTTGGTACAGTGCCAGTCTCGAGACACTTACACCAACTTGACCCTGAAATCTATTGCTGCTCTCGAATGGACCCGTCAATATTGTCCATGGGCTCGATACCTATTAAAAACAGACGATGACATGTTCATCGATGTACGTAGATTACTACGTTTCATCAACAAAGTGGAAACTGAAAGTGCTACAGAATCTACTGGCCTTTATCCTCGCTCCATTGAACCCATACATGAACCATACGAATTATTCACCATAGGTGCAGATATGTTTGAGTCTGTAGCCACTCCTAGTTTTGATATTGAACTGCCGCCTACCATATGGGGACGGCTAGCACATGGTTGGCGCCCAATACGACAgcataatagtaaatattatgtttcccgTACACAATACACTGGTCGAGTGTATCCTGATTTCTGCACTGGACCGGCATACCTTATGACTCGGTCGGCTGTTGGCCCACTATACGAGGCGGCACTGGGCAAAGATTTTGACATTGTTGATGATGAAGACGAAGATGGTAACcaggaaaacgaaaaaaatacaaatgaagAAGATTTGGAAGTCAAAACATATCTAGGGAAAGAGTGTGGTAATGGTAATCAGACATTAGACACTGGTGATGATAAAGCAACATCAAGTGTATATGTCAGCAAAAATACCGTGCCATACTTAAAACTCGAGGATGTATACTTGACTGGAGTAGTGGCTGAGCGACTAACGCGCCGAGCGACAGAGCGACAGGCGCGCCGGGAGCTtaagaaaaaagaaaagatCTCTGCAAGTGACGGTGATCATAACCAAAAATCAAGTGATGGTAAAGTGGTGGAAGACCATGACCACCTTGATGGTGGTAAGAATACGAAACTGAAGATGACAGATATAATTGTGAAGGTGCGACGCATCCATGATGATCAATTTGCAAACAAGAAAATCACTGGCCGAGCATTGGATCGAGCCGTGTGCAATGGTCTTAGTCCCAGTGATACTGTCGGTACTAGTGGGAGCAGTGGTTTTAGTTGGTTCCGATGGTATTGGGGTGATACAGCTTTGGAcaaggatttaaaaaaaaagaaaaaagatcaAGGAGTAATTTCTTTGCACATGGTCAAGTATTATGAGCAGTTTGATCTATGGCGCCGGCTTATGGACGGCAGGACTAAGTGTACGTCTTAA